A region of the Oceanihabitans sp. IOP_32 genome:
AATATTAAGGGATACCGTAATAAAAGCTAGAATAATTATCCCCATGATAACATATTTTTGAAGCACATTTTCATTTTCCATGGCATACATATAAATAACGGTTTTACTTGTAGGTATTTCTATGATTTAGGTGCTGTGATGGAAATTATTTCAGGAAAAAATCACTCTATTAACAGCTCTATAAAGATATGTTATAGCTTGTTTACCTGAAATACGTAGTTCTACGTATTTTTTTCACTTTCGCATAGTCTTATAATTGAAGAAAGCTCTAAATCATAACAACTTAGAGCTCTTTTAAGGGTATCATACCAAATTATCCATACGACATTTTAAAATGAAACTGGTATAACAACTAATTTGTAGTAAGAGCGAAATCTATTTTAAGGGTCTACTAGCATAAGCCCATGTTTTAAAGACTATAAAAAATTTCGGTTTAAACTGGCCCAAACGGAAAGTGAAGTTGGTTTTTTATCTAAACCCAATTTGGCTACCATATTACTGCGATGCTTTTCTACCGTTCTCACAGAAACACTTAACTCGTTGGCAATAGCTTTACTGGTTTTATTTTCTGCAATAAGTTTTAGAATTTTGAGTTCAGACTTACTTAAAAGCTCTAGGCCTTTGGGTTTGTTTTCTAAATTAGTACGACTTAAATAGGAGGCTATTTCTTCACTAAAATAAGATTTGTTCTTTACAACATGTGCGATGCACGTTTCAATCTCTTCAATAGCAAACTCTTTTAAAATATAACCATAAACACCAAGCGCAACGGCTTTATCATAAATGTCTTCTTCTTTGTCGAATGTTATTAAAATTATTTTAGTGTCCAGATTGTTTTTCTGGCAAGCTTCGGCAATTTCTAATCCCGTTTTGTATGGCATTCTAATATCTAAAATGGCAATTTTAGGTTTTAACTTCACGATAAGATTATAGGCAACATTACCATCTTGAGCTTTACCGACAACATTAAATCCTTTAGAGATTAAAAAATCAGACAACCCCCTAAGCATAAGCGGGTGGTCGTCTGCTATAACAATGCTATTACTTGTCATTATCTAGTTATTTTAACTCGTTTTACTATTAAAAAATACATTAAAGTTTTAAGTACAAATATTTCTTATCGTAATCAATAATAGCTTTTCCTTTTTTTAATATATCGGCACCAATAATACCATCAACAGGTTTTGCGTTATGACTAATTAAAGCGGTATTAACATGCGACAAATTAAATAACACTAAAACCACTTTATCGTTTTTCCATTTTCCAATTTTTAATTTGTTCTTTTTAGACATTTGGGTGTCCATGTCAATAGCGCCTGCACCAGCGGCCTTAATTAGAGAATCTTCGGCAAAGAGATTAAAGGTTTCCACCGCCTCAAAACCAACACAAGAATTAGAAGCTCCTGTATCTAAGATAAAAAGACCTTTTACCCCATTAATGGTTGCTTTTACTTCAAAATGATTGGTTTTGGTAAGCTTTAGTTTTACTTTAGTATAATCTCTATCGAGCAAAAACTCCTGCAATGTTTGACTCATATTTTATGATGATAAATTCGTGTTTCTTTTAAACTATTCTGCCTTTTTGAACTTAAAAATACAATTTAATACCTATTCAAATAATTTAAATCTCGAATAAATACTATTGTGCCTTACTTTTAGGCTATAAAACTTGATTTTGACTTAAAAGCCCATCCTTTTTCAATCGCAAAATGCCCTGGTTTTTACAAATTCCACCAACCGCACATCGCCTTTTTCTCTCTTTCTACAGTCTGATTTCTAAAATATCGCAGTTGAATAGGCTTCCCCAAAATAAAAAAGGTTTTTACACACGATAGCCCCTATATATTTATAATGGTTACACTTAATACTTTTGGTCTCAACAAAGCGAGCTCTTGAAGCGGACACTTCTCATGAAAATTGCAAATAGAAATCCAATTAATTTCTGTTTAAAGCATAAGTTTTTGTAGTTTTATAAACTTCAAAAAAACAAGAAAATGTCTGATAACAAACGTGTCTTTTTAGTTGATGCCTATGCATTAATTTTTCGTGGCTATTATGCCTTTATAAAAAACCCAAGAATTAATTCGAAAGGCTTGGATACCTCGGCAATTATGGGGTTTATGAATTCGCTTTTAGATGTTA
Encoded here:
- a CDS encoding response regulator; this encodes MTSNSIVIADDHPLMLRGLSDFLISKGFNVVGKAQDGNVAYNLIVKLKPKIAILDIRMPYKTGLEIAEACQKNNLDTKIILITFDKEEDIYDKAVALGVYGYILKEFAIEEIETCIAHVVKNKSYFSEEIASYLSRTNLENKPKGLELLSKSELKILKLIAENKTSKAIANELSVSVRTVEKHRSNMVAKLGLDKKPTSLSVWASLNRNFL
- a CDS encoding retropepsin-like aspartic protease; this encodes MSQTLQEFLLDRDYTKVKLKLTKTNHFEVKATINGVKGLFILDTGASNSCVGFEAVETFNLFAEDSLIKAAGAGAIDMDTQMSKKNKLKIGKWKNDKVVLVLFNLSHVNTALISHNAKPVDGIIGADILKKGKAIIDYDKKYLYLKL